One genomic region from Jiangella sp. DSM 45060 encodes:
- a CDS encoding alkaline phosphatase family protein, giving the protein MEIPSSGRSVSRRAVLAAGAGAAAALALPSIADAVEGAGRDRARHVVLVGWDGFDPAYLDLVETPHLDALTRRGVIGTTTGCFPSITNTSWASVVSGAWPRTHLNTPYFLDPATGRAVSQSRTLEAPTIAEAVTAAGGTVASVQFFILQNHGVVFGDPRALYVQPGGTGPSRLDIAADILHGRPVQSGSTTVTVEEPPTLLAVYADDLDALGHAEGAESPGMTGRLAALDAALGRLVQATKDVGTYGSTAFVLLGDHGMTTFTRAFGGDVLGALTAAGFTPEFVAPGVAPAPSTDVAMVVGGVANVYLLGAARTADGIARARAALESVEPVERVYGRDELDAFGASPLLGDLVAEPVAGWSFGLTDPDGPRGYHGRTGEREAALLVAGRGVSPRARLDGARHVDIAPTIAALLGIPAPARTEGRVLTEALLTMPG; this is encoded by the coding sequence ATGGAGATCCCCTCGTCTGGACGTTCCGTCAGCCGCCGCGCCGTCCTCGCCGCCGGCGCCGGGGCCGCCGCCGCCCTCGCGCTGCCCTCCATCGCCGACGCGGTGGAGGGCGCCGGCCGGGACCGGGCGCGGCACGTCGTGCTGGTCGGGTGGGACGGGTTCGACCCGGCCTACCTCGACCTCGTCGAGACGCCGCATCTGGACGCGCTGACCCGCCGCGGCGTCATCGGCACGACGACCGGCTGCTTCCCGTCCATCACGAACACGTCGTGGGCCAGCGTCGTCTCGGGCGCCTGGCCGCGCACGCACCTGAACACGCCGTACTTCCTCGACCCGGCCACCGGGCGGGCGGTCAGTCAGAGCAGGACGCTCGAGGCGCCCACCATCGCCGAGGCGGTGACGGCGGCCGGCGGGACGGTCGCGTCGGTGCAGTTCTTCATCCTGCAGAACCATGGCGTCGTGTTCGGCGACCCGCGGGCGCTGTACGTGCAGCCGGGCGGCACCGGGCCGTCGCGGCTCGACATCGCGGCCGACATCCTGCACGGACGGCCGGTTCAGTCCGGCTCGACGACGGTCACCGTCGAGGAGCCGCCGACGCTGCTCGCCGTCTACGCCGACGACCTCGACGCGCTCGGGCACGCCGAGGGCGCGGAGTCGCCCGGCATGACCGGCCGGCTGGCCGCGCTGGACGCCGCCCTGGGCCGGCTCGTGCAGGCGACGAAGGACGTCGGGACGTACGGGAGCACGGCGTTCGTGCTGCTCGGCGACCACGGCATGACGACGTTCACCCGCGCGTTCGGCGGCGACGTGCTGGGCGCGCTGACCGCAGCCGGGTTCACGCCCGAGTTCGTCGCGCCCGGCGTCGCGCCCGCGCCGTCGACGGACGTCGCGATGGTGGTCGGCGGGGTCGCCAACGTGTACCTGCTCGGCGCCGCGCGGACGGCGGACGGCATCGCGCGGGCGCGAGCCGCGCTGGAGTCGGTCGAGCCGGTCGAGCGCGTCTACGGCCGCGACGAACTCGACGCGTTCGGCGCCAGCCCGCTGCTGGGCGACCTGGTGGCCGAGCCGGTCGCGGGCTGGTCGTTCGGCCTGACCGACCCGGACGGCCCGCGCGGCTACCACGGCCGGACCGGCGAGCGGGAGGCCGCGCTGCTGGTCGCCGGGCGCGGCGTGAGCCCGCGGGCCCGCCTCGACGGCGCCCGGCACGTCGACATCGCGCCGACGATCGCCGCGCTGCTCGGCATCCCGGCGCCGGCGCGGACCGAGGGCCGGGTGCTCACGGAGGCGCTGCTTACGATGCCGGGGTGA
- a CDS encoding excinuclease ABC subunit UvrA — protein MTLDDSARPTPPDPQPPGPGPSAVSDARAEVTARPAGWEANPTGGHRQRPHGQRPNGQDPHGERPHHGFIEVRGAREHTLRNIDVDIPKLHLTVVTGVSGSGKSSLVFDTLAAESQRQLNATFSAFARNRLPSYGQPDVDRMAHLCAVTVVDQKRLGGGARSTVGTATDIGARLRLIFSRAGRPFAGYSNAFSFNDPQGMCPRCQGLGVVSVVDESQLVDRDRSLDDGGLTFPAFGVGGWFWRSYARSGFFDPSVPLREFSDEQWRIFMYAEQGELKAPNPDVTSYEGVVARFNRLYLHKEPDAYKGKTREAFERIVTRGVCPDCGGTRLAESARSSLIAGRSIADLNALQADELAGVIRAIDDPSVAPLVADAADQVERLGILGLGYLSLDRATSTLSGGESQRVKMVRHLGSSLSDLLYVFDEPTVGLHPRDVHRLGSLLEELRDQGNTVVVVEHDPEIMAIADHCIDMGPGAGRAGGAVTYEGSYDGLVKSDTRTGRGLRAARVTRDAGAARTPSGHVRIEHASTHNLRDVTVDLPLGVLTVVTGVAGSGKSSLIRGHLPAVRPDAVMLDQSPVRGSRRSSPATFTGVLDPIRSLFARTTGAPAALFSPNSDGGCPECQGAGVIFTDLAFMDGVTTMCEVCRGRRFKDEAQQHLVRGRSIADVFELSVAEALEFFTEKAIRPTLQRLSDVGLDYLTLGQTLTTLSGGERQRLKLASELVVGGKLYVLDEPTTGLHLADVEHLVALLHRLVDDGNTLIVIEHNLDVVVAADWVIDLGPGAGHDGGRVVFEGTPAALAADGSTYTGEYLARYLAD, from the coding sequence ATGACGTTGGATGACAGTGCTCGCCCGACCCCGCCGGACCCCCAGCCGCCGGGCCCCGGACCGTCCGCCGTCAGCGACGCGCGCGCCGAAGTCACAGCCCGCCCGGCCGGGTGGGAGGCCAACCCTACGGGCGGGCACCGACAACGTCCGCACGGACAACGTCCGAACGGACAAGATCCGCACGGCGAACGTCCGCATCACGGGTTCATCGAGGTCCGTGGCGCGCGCGAGCACACGCTGCGCAACATCGACGTCGACATCCCGAAGCTGCATCTGACCGTCGTCACCGGCGTGTCCGGGTCGGGCAAGTCGTCGCTGGTCTTCGACACCCTCGCCGCTGAGTCGCAACGCCAGCTCAACGCCACGTTCAGCGCGTTCGCCCGGAACCGGCTGCCCAGCTACGGCCAGCCCGACGTCGACCGCATGGCGCACCTGTGCGCCGTCACCGTCGTCGACCAGAAGCGGCTCGGCGGCGGCGCGCGGTCCACCGTCGGCACGGCGACGGACATCGGCGCGCGGCTGCGGCTGATCTTCTCCCGCGCCGGGCGGCCGTTCGCCGGGTACTCCAACGCGTTCTCGTTCAACGACCCACAGGGCATGTGCCCGCGCTGTCAGGGCCTCGGCGTCGTGAGCGTGGTCGACGAGTCGCAGCTGGTCGACCGCGACCGGTCGCTCGACGACGGCGGGCTGACGTTTCCGGCGTTCGGCGTCGGCGGCTGGTTCTGGCGGTCGTATGCGCGCAGCGGCTTCTTCGACCCGTCGGTGCCGCTGCGCGAGTTCAGCGACGAGCAGTGGCGCATCTTCATGTACGCCGAGCAGGGCGAGCTCAAGGCGCCGAACCCCGACGTCACCAGCTATGAAGGCGTCGTCGCCCGGTTCAACCGGCTCTACCTGCACAAGGAACCCGACGCGTACAAGGGCAAGACGCGCGAGGCGTTCGAGCGCATCGTCACGCGCGGGGTGTGCCCCGACTGCGGCGGGACGCGGCTGGCGGAGAGCGCGCGGTCGTCGCTGATCGCCGGCCGGTCCATCGCCGACCTCAACGCCCTGCAGGCCGACGAGCTGGCCGGCGTCATCCGGGCCATCGACGACCCCTCGGTCGCACCGCTCGTGGCCGACGCCGCCGACCAGGTGGAACGGCTCGGCATCCTCGGCCTCGGCTACCTCAGCCTCGACCGCGCCACGTCGACGCTGTCCGGTGGCGAGTCGCAGCGGGTGAAGATGGTCCGGCACCTCGGCAGCAGCCTGTCCGACCTGCTGTACGTGTTCGACGAGCCGACGGTCGGGCTGCATCCGCGCGACGTGCACCGGCTGGGCTCGCTGCTCGAGGAACTGCGCGACCAGGGCAACACGGTGGTCGTCGTGGAGCACGATCCGGAGATCATGGCCATCGCGGACCACTGCATCGACATGGGGCCGGGGGCGGGGCGGGCGGGCGGCGCCGTCACGTACGAGGGGTCCTACGACGGGCTGGTGAAGTCCGACACGCGGACGGGGCGGGGGCTGCGGGCGGCTCGGGTGACGCGCGACGCCGGCGCCGCGCGGACGCCGTCGGGGCACGTACGCATCGAGCACGCGTCGACGCACAACCTGCGCGACGTCACCGTCGACCTGCCGCTGGGGGTCCTGACGGTCGTCACGGGGGTGGCGGGGTCGGGGAAGAGCAGCCTGATCCGCGGCCACCTGCCCGCCGTCCGCCCCGACGCCGTCATGCTGGACCAGAGCCCGGTGCGCGGGTCGCGGCGGTCCAGCCCGGCGACGTTCACCGGCGTGCTCGACCCCATCCGGTCGCTGTTCGCCCGGACGACGGGCGCGCCGGCGGCGCTGTTCAGCCCGAACTCCGACGGCGGCTGCCCCGAGTGCCAGGGCGCAGGGGTCATCTTCACCGACCTCGCGTTCATGGACGGCGTCACGACGATGTGCGAGGTCTGCCGCGGCCGCCGGTTCAAGGACGAGGCGCAGCAGCATCTCGTCCGCGGCAGGTCGATCGCCGACGTGTTCGAGCTGAGCGTCGCCGAGGCGCTGGAGTTCTTCACCGAGAAGGCGATCCGGCCCACGCTGCAGCGCCTCAGCGACGTCGGCCTCGACTACCTCACGCTCGGCCAGACCCTCACCACCCTGTCCGGCGGCGAACGGCAGCGGCTGAAGCTGGCCAGCGAGCTGGTCGTCGGCGGCAAGCTGTACGTGCTCGACGAACCCACCACCGGCCTGCACCTCGCCGACGTCGAGCACCTGGTCGCGCTGCTGCACCGGCTGGTCGACGACGGCAACACCCTCATCGTCATCGAGCACAACCTCGACGTCGTCGTCGCCGCCGACTGGGTGATCGACCTCGGCCCCGGCGCCGGCCACGACGGCGGCCGGGTCGTGTTCGAGGGCACGCCCGCCGCCCTCGCCGCCGACGGGTCGACGTACACCGGCGAGTACCTGGCCCGCTACCTCGCCGACTGA
- a CDS encoding ABC transporter permease — protein MSSLVHGSLVLAGRTFGHWRAQPVPFLVTLLFPVLIVLMMGGLFGGAIAGSAGDYVPFVVPGVLALTMLFGLETTMAAITADASRGVTDRFRSLPLHSGSVVAGRCLADLAASVAGLAAMTLAGFALGWRWSAGPGEVLAAYGLLLLLRFGLLWVGVWAGLKAPGPEAVAAVQIMVWPVGFLSTVFLDPATMPSWLGAVAEWNPLSATADAVRSLLGNPGVAGGSWPANHGQELSVIWPILMVAVFAPLSAAAYRRSNR, from the coding sequence ATGAGTTCGCTCGTGCACGGTTCGCTGGTGCTGGCCGGCCGCACGTTCGGGCACTGGCGGGCGCAGCCGGTGCCGTTCCTGGTGACGCTGCTGTTCCCGGTGCTGATCGTGCTGATGATGGGCGGCCTGTTCGGCGGCGCGATCGCCGGCAGCGCGGGCGACTACGTCCCGTTCGTCGTGCCCGGCGTGCTGGCGCTGACCATGCTGTTCGGGCTCGAGACCACGATGGCGGCGATCACCGCCGACGCGTCGCGCGGGGTGACCGACCGGTTCCGGTCGCTGCCGCTGCACAGCGGGTCGGTGGTCGCCGGGCGGTGCCTCGCCGACCTCGCCGCGTCGGTGGCCGGGTTGGCCGCGATGACGCTCGCCGGGTTCGCGCTGGGCTGGCGGTGGTCGGCCGGTCCGGGCGAGGTGCTGGCGGCGTACGGGCTGCTGCTCCTGCTGCGATTCGGGCTGCTGTGGGTGGGCGTGTGGGCCGGGCTGAAGGCGCCCGGTCCGGAGGCCGTCGCGGCGGTGCAGATCATGGTCTGGCCGGTCGGGTTCCTGTCCACGGTGTTCCTCGACCCCGCGACGATGCCGTCGTGGCTGGGCGCCGTGGCGGAGTGGAACCCGCTCTCGGCGACGGCCGACGCGGTGCGCTCGCTGCTGGGCAACCCCGGCGTCGCCGGTGGAAGTTGGCCGGCGAATCACGGACAGGAGTTGTCAGTGATCTGGCCGATCCTGATGGTGGCGGTGTTCGCGCCGCTGTCCGCTGCTGCCTACCGGAGATCGAACCGATGA
- a CDS encoding ABC transporter ATP-binding protein, whose product MDAAIEARAVRKHYRGAQRPALDGFDLRVAAGTVCALLGRNGAGKTTAVRILTTLLAMDDGTATVAGHDVRTDGDGVRRAIGLVGQNAAVDEILGGRANLVLFGRLRGLAKAAARARADELISRFGLADAAERAVGTYSGGMRRRLDLAASLVVPPSVLFVDEPTTGLDPEARREVWATVRRLVDDGVTVLLTTQYLEEADELADHVAMLRDGRVVLEGSPAELTSLVGDTRVEARFGSADDAAAAGRAAGPYAVGPVDVSGAGVAVPVADAGGVTGYCAALAGAGLAPVDLAVRRPTLDDVFVHVNTVSEVAR is encoded by the coding sequence GTGGACGCAGCCATCGAAGCGCGGGCGGTGCGCAAGCACTACCGCGGGGCGCAGCGGCCGGCGCTGGACGGGTTCGACCTGCGGGTCGCCGCCGGCACGGTGTGCGCGCTGCTGGGCCGCAACGGCGCGGGCAAGACGACGGCGGTGCGGATCCTGACGACGTTGCTGGCCATGGACGACGGCACGGCGACGGTGGCGGGGCACGACGTGCGGACCGACGGCGACGGGGTGCGGCGGGCCATCGGGCTGGTCGGGCAGAACGCGGCCGTCGACGAGATCCTGGGCGGCCGGGCCAATCTGGTGCTGTTCGGACGGCTGCGCGGGCTGGCCAAGGCGGCGGCGCGGGCCCGGGCGGACGAGCTGATCTCGCGGTTCGGGCTGGCCGACGCGGCGGAGCGGGCCGTCGGGACGTACTCGGGCGGCATGCGGCGCCGGCTCGACCTCGCCGCGAGCCTGGTCGTGCCGCCGTCGGTGCTGTTCGTCGACGAGCCGACGACCGGTCTCGACCCGGAGGCTCGCCGCGAGGTGTGGGCGACCGTGCGGCGGCTGGTCGACGACGGCGTCACGGTGCTGCTCACCACGCAGTACCTGGAGGAGGCCGACGAACTGGCCGACCACGTCGCCATGCTCCGCGACGGCCGGGTCGTGCTGGAGGGCAGCCCGGCCGAGCTGACGTCGCTGGTGGGGGACACCCGGGTCGAGGCGCGGTTCGGTTCGGCCGACGACGCCGCGGCGGCGGGGCGGGCGGCCGGGCCGTACGCCGTCGGGCCGGTCGACGTGTCCGGCGCGGGCGTCGCGGTCCCGGTGGCCGACGCGGGCGGCGTCACAGGGTACTGCGCGGCGCTGGCCGGGGCCGGGTTGGCGCCCGTCGACCTCGCCGTCCGCCGCCCCACGCTCGACGACGTCTTCGTGCACGTCAACACGGTCTCGGAGGTGGCGCGATGA
- a CDS encoding TetR/AcrR family transcriptional regulator, with translation MPSNAPRPSDPGRLVSLLWEPSDRPGRTGLTKQAVVENAIAIADAEGLGALTMRRVADRLGVGAMTLYTHVPGKPELVELMLDAVAGEAYADGALPGEQDGWRAGLRHIAERNWRHHLRHPWTVEVVPGRPVLGPGVSTKYDLELAPLDGIGLADLEMDQVLCGVLALVESTARQQIGLDRVRTSGGDLDWWATVSPALARSMGSARFPLAARVGAATGEAVEAGDPHAVMRLSLDLLLDGVAGRLR, from the coding sequence GTGCCCTCGAACGCGCCGCGCCCGTCCGACCCCGGCCGGCTGGTCTCGCTGCTCTGGGAGCCGTCCGACCGGCCCGGCCGCACCGGGCTCACGAAGCAGGCCGTGGTCGAGAACGCCATCGCCATCGCCGACGCCGAGGGCCTCGGCGCGCTGACCATGCGGCGGGTCGCCGACCGCCTCGGCGTCGGCGCCATGACGCTCTACACGCACGTCCCGGGCAAGCCGGAGCTGGTCGAGCTGATGCTCGACGCCGTCGCGGGCGAGGCCTACGCCGACGGCGCGCTGCCGGGCGAGCAGGACGGCTGGCGAGCGGGGCTGCGGCACATCGCCGAGCGCAATTGGCGCCACCACCTGCGGCACCCGTGGACCGTCGAGGTGGTGCCCGGGAGGCCGGTGCTCGGGCCGGGCGTGTCCACGAAGTACGACCTCGAGCTGGCGCCGCTCGACGGCATCGGGCTGGCCGACCTCGAGATGGACCAGGTGCTGTGCGGCGTGCTCGCCCTGGTGGAGTCGACGGCACGGCAGCAGATCGGGCTCGACCGCGTGCGCACGAGCGGCGGCGACCTCGACTGGTGGGCGACGGTGAGCCCGGCGCTCGCGCGCTCGATGGGCTCGGCCCGGTTCCCGCTGGCCGCGCGGGTCGGCGCCGCGACCGGCGAGGCGGTCGAGGCGGGCGACCCGCACGCCGTCATGCGGCTGTCGCTGGACCTCCTCCTCGACGGCGTCGCCGGCCGGCTGCGCTGA
- a CDS encoding SRPBCC domain-containing protein encodes MIDTVEQGSIERVIHVEAPPHVVYEVLSRPEHLRRWWPDDARFEPVVGARGEQMWRNTATAGSGTVALAVVDADPPRRICYRSSSPDLSGRPSLLVAFALVPERGGTRVHLTQTSFLTDGAPPPA; translated from the coding sequence GTGATCGACACGGTGGAGCAGGGCTCCATCGAACGCGTCATCCACGTCGAGGCGCCCCCGCACGTGGTCTACGAGGTGCTCAGCCGGCCGGAGCACCTACGCCGGTGGTGGCCCGACGACGCGCGGTTCGAGCCGGTCGTCGGTGCGCGGGGCGAGCAGATGTGGCGCAACACGGCCACCGCCGGGTCGGGGACGGTCGCGCTCGCCGTCGTCGACGCCGACCCGCCACGGCGGATCTGCTACCGCTCGTCCTCACCCGACCTCAGCGGACGGCCCTCGCTGCTGGTCGCGTTCGCCCTGGTCCCGGAGCGCGGCGGGACCCGGGTGCACCTCACGCAGACCTCGTTCCTCACCGACGGGGCGCCGCCGCCGGCGTGA
- a CDS encoding PLP-dependent aminotransferase family protein translates to MDLHVRLDGRGDLSGQLYRQVRAAILAGRLPAGQPLPPTRELAGDLGIARNTVSMAYDRLAAEGFLTARPGVGTFVADGLAQDGPPGDDGDQVALAPRAVWAGLPEAADLAAADAEYDFRPGVPDATLFPYAAWRRVTARQLRASAVGTGAHIASAGHPALRAAIARHVAVARGVPASADDVIVTSGSQQAVDLLARVLLAPGDVVAVEDPGYPLPRKLLTASGFSVVPVPVDGDGLVVGALPDAARLVYVTPSHQFPLGPSMSLGRRLALLEWARRTGALIVEDDYDSEFRFAGRPFEPLAGLGAAGHVAYVGSFSKTLLPTLRLGFVVAPRSLRDAMHKAKQLLDWHTAVPAQAALAELIDEGLFARHLKAMRRVYAQRHHLVTSLLRRDFAGLLEPVPSLVGLHVTALLTDPSADDVEVAARARTAGVEVLALSPLAVTHPVRGLALGYGAIAEDRIAAGLARLRASLP, encoded by the coding sequence ATGGACCTGCACGTGCGGCTGGACGGCCGAGGTGACCTGTCCGGGCAGCTGTACCGGCAGGTCCGCGCCGCGATCCTGGCCGGACGGCTGCCGGCCGGACAGCCGCTGCCGCCGACCCGCGAGCTGGCCGGCGACCTCGGCATCGCGCGCAACACCGTCAGCATGGCCTACGACCGGCTGGCCGCCGAGGGCTTCCTCACCGCCCGTCCCGGCGTCGGCACGTTCGTCGCCGACGGCCTCGCCCAGGACGGCCCGCCCGGCGACGACGGCGACCAGGTCGCGCTCGCGCCGCGGGCGGTGTGGGCCGGGCTGCCCGAGGCGGCCGACCTCGCCGCGGCCGACGCCGAGTACGACTTCCGGCCCGGTGTCCCCGACGCGACGCTGTTCCCGTACGCGGCGTGGCGCCGGGTGACCGCCCGCCAGCTGCGCGCGTCGGCGGTCGGGACCGGCGCGCACATCGCGTCCGCCGGGCATCCGGCGCTGCGGGCCGCGATCGCCCGTCACGTCGCCGTCGCTCGCGGCGTACCGGCATCGGCCGACGACGTGATCGTCACCAGCGGCAGCCAGCAGGCCGTCGACCTCCTCGCCCGGGTCCTGCTGGCCCCCGGCGACGTCGTCGCGGTCGAGGACCCGGGGTACCCGCTGCCGCGCAAGCTGCTGACGGCGTCCGGCTTCTCCGTGGTCCCGGTCCCGGTCGACGGCGACGGCCTGGTGGTCGGCGCGCTGCCTGACGCCGCCCGCCTGGTCTACGTCACGCCGTCGCACCAGTTCCCGCTCGGCCCGTCGATGTCGCTGGGCCGGCGGCTGGCGCTGCTGGAGTGGGCCCGGCGCACCGGCGCCCTGATCGTCGAGGACGACTACGACAGCGAGTTCCGCTTCGCGGGGCGCCCGTTCGAGCCGCTGGCCGGGCTCGGCGCCGCCGGCCACGTCGCCTACGTCGGCTCGTTCTCCAAGACGCTGCTGCCCACCCTGCGCCTCGGCTTCGTCGTCGCGCCGCGGTCGCTGCGCGATGCCATGCACAAGGCCAAGCAGCTGCTCGACTGGCACACCGCGGTGCCCGCCCAGGCGGCGCTCGCCGAGCTGATCGACGAGGGCCTGTTCGCTCGGCACCTCAAGGCGATGCGCCGGGTGTACGCGCAGCGGCACCACCTCGTGACGTCGCTGCTGCGCCGCGACTTCGCCGGCCTGCTCGAGCCGGTCCCGTCGCTGGTCGGCCTGCACGTGACCGCCCTGCTCACCGACCCCTCCGCCGACGACGTCGAGGTCGCCGCCCGCGCCCGCACGGCCGGGGTCGAGGTGCTGGCGCTGTCGCCGCTGGCGGTGACCCACCCGGTCCGAGGGCTGGCGCTCGGCTACGGCGCCATCGCCGAGGACCGCATCGCCGCCGGCCTCGCCCGCCTCCGGGCGTCCCTACCCTGA
- a CDS encoding GNAT family N-acetyltransferase, translating into MPPVHIRPYDDADAPSWLRCRLLSFFTTQYYDDVVTRRPRYDEPSIQLVATDGADVVGILDVSIGAGDATIETVAVLPEHSRAGIATRLLHAALPELEQRKLRTLDAWTREDTAANAWYRCNGFREEHRYLHVYQDWDERDAGFTAPAGLGTPVRVFAHAPIEREAELRARFRRVHLCRQYVLSLRPR; encoded by the coding sequence ATGCCGCCTGTGCACATCCGTCCGTACGACGACGCCGACGCGCCGAGCTGGCTGCGCTGCCGGCTGCTGAGCTTCTTCACCACCCAGTACTACGACGACGTCGTCACGCGACGGCCGCGCTACGACGAGCCGTCGATCCAGCTCGTGGCCACCGACGGCGCCGACGTCGTCGGGATCCTCGACGTGAGCATCGGGGCCGGCGACGCCACCATCGAGACCGTGGCCGTCCTGCCGGAGCACTCGCGGGCGGGCATCGCCACCCGGCTGCTGCACGCCGCGCTTCCCGAGCTCGAGCAGCGGAAGCTCCGAACCCTCGACGCGTGGACGCGCGAGGACACGGCGGCCAACGCCTGGTACCGATGCAACGGCTTCCGCGAGGAGCACCGCTATCTGCACGTCTACCAGGACTGGGACGAGCGCGACGCCGGGTTCACGGCGCCAGCCGGCCTCGGGACGCCGGTCCGGGTGTTCGCGCACGCCCCCATCGAGCGAGAGGCGGAACTGCGGGCCCGGTTCCGCCGGGTCCACCTGTGCCGCCAATACGTGTTGAGCCTCAGACCGCGGTGA
- a CDS encoding alpha-galactosidase, giving the protein MDSSLVVLARAGACLVLDLDTPWLPRVLHWGADLGPGVDAAALRAVAVPGRRGGAPADPAAPSLLPAQADGWAGRLGVEGARDRAYPHLRLAPASVAVAPDGGGVEVTSRDTAAGVSVVSSLVLDAAGVLRVRHTLTNDGDGAWTMGGLRAVLPVPDHAAELLHFSGRWGLEKIPQREAFLPGIRSLETRRGRTGHSHTGLLVAGSAGFGFGSGEVWGVHAGWSGWTVHDAERVAEGWSTLGAGELLAGGEVVLAPGESYATPDVYFVYSDSGLDGLSARLHTSLRARASHPPAPRPLVLNTWEAVYFDHDLSRMQALADVAASVGVERFVVDDGWFLGRRNDLGGLGDWYVDPDLWPDGLHPLVSHVRSLGMQFGLWVEPEMANPRSRLVEEHPDWLLSDPARLPRPWRNQHTVDVANPEVYAYLLERLDKLVGEYAIDYLKWDHNRDLLEAVHDGHAGVHEQTAAVYRLLDELRSRHPSLEIESCSSGGARVDLGVIQRTDRVWASDSNDPLDRQAIQRWTSLLLPPELIGAHVGPGRTHVSGRVTELQLRCATALFGHAGIEWDITECSPSELALLSDWAATYKRLRPLLHTGRVVRADTDDAHVLHGVAGPGHAVFAYVALQTMTADIPPRLRLPGLDPAVTYRVTPIAGLSSELPRWARPAAWLESGAVELPGRVLSTVGLQAPPLNPGQVLTLELTAV; this is encoded by the coding sequence ATGGACTCGTCGCTGGTGGTGCTGGCCCGGGCCGGCGCCTGCCTGGTGCTCGACCTGGACACGCCGTGGCTGCCGCGGGTGCTGCACTGGGGCGCCGACCTCGGCCCCGGCGTCGACGCCGCGGCGCTGCGGGCCGTGGCGGTCCCCGGCCGGCGCGGCGGGGCGCCGGCCGACCCCGCGGCGCCGTCGCTGCTGCCCGCCCAGGCCGACGGCTGGGCCGGCCGGCTCGGCGTCGAGGGCGCGCGCGACCGCGCCTACCCGCACCTGCGGCTGGCGCCCGCGTCCGTCGCCGTCGCCCCTGACGGCGGCGGCGTCGAGGTGACGTCGCGCGACACGGCGGCGGGGGTGTCCGTCGTCAGCTCGCTCGTCCTCGACGCCGCCGGTGTGCTGCGAGTCCGGCACACGCTCACCAACGACGGCGACGGCGCGTGGACCATGGGCGGGCTGCGCGCCGTCCTGCCGGTGCCCGACCACGCCGCCGAGCTGCTGCACTTCAGCGGCCGCTGGGGGCTGGAGAAGATCCCGCAGCGCGAGGCGTTCCTGCCGGGCATCCGATCGCTGGAGACCCGGCGCGGGCGCACCGGTCACTCGCACACCGGGCTGCTGGTGGCCGGGTCGGCCGGGTTCGGGTTCGGCTCCGGCGAGGTGTGGGGCGTGCATGCCGGCTGGAGCGGCTGGACGGTGCACGACGCCGAGCGGGTCGCCGAGGGCTGGTCGACGCTGGGCGCGGGTGAGCTGCTGGCTGGTGGCGAGGTCGTCCTGGCGCCGGGGGAGTCGTACGCGACGCCGGACGTGTACTTCGTGTACTCCGACTCCGGCTTGGACGGGCTGTCGGCGCGGCTGCACACGTCGCTGCGTGCGCGCGCTTCGCACCCGCCGGCGCCGCGGCCGCTGGTGTTGAACACGTGGGAGGCGGTCTACTTCGACCACGACCTCTCCCGCATGCAGGCGCTGGCCGACGTCGCGGCGTCCGTCGGCGTCGAGCGCTTCGTCGTCGACGACGGCTGGTTCCTCGGCCGTCGCAACGACCTCGGCGGCCTCGGCGACTGGTACGTCGACCCCGACCTGTGGCCGGACGGGCTGCACCCGCTGGTCTCGCACGTTCGCTCGTTGGGTATGCAGTTCGGGCTGTGGGTCGAGCCGGAGATGGCGAACCCGCGGTCGCGGCTGGTCGAGGAGCACCCCGACTGGCTGCTCAGCGACCCCGCCCGGCTGCCCCGTCCGTGGCGCAACCAGCACACCGTCGACGTCGCGAACCCCGAGGTCTACGCGTACCTTCTGGAGCGGCTGGACAAGCTGGTCGGCGAGTACGCCATCGACTACCTCAAGTGGGACCACAACCGCGACCTGCTCGAGGCCGTCCACGACGGCCACGCCGGCGTCCACGAGCAGACCGCCGCGGTGTACCGGCTGCTCGACGAGCTGCGGTCGCGGCACCCGTCGCTGGAGATCGAGTCGTGCTCGTCCGGAGGGGCGAGAGTAGACCTGGGGGTGATTCAGCGGACGGACCGCGTGTGGGCGTCGGACAGCAACGACCCGCTGGACCGCCAGGCCATCCAGCGGTGGACGTCACTGCTGCTGCCGCCGGAGCTGATCGGCGCCCACGTCGGCCCTGGCCGCACCCATGTGTCCGGGCGCGTCACCGAACTGCAGCTGCGCTGTGCGACGGCGCTGTTCGGCCATGCCGGCATCGAGTGGGACATCACCGAGTGCTCGCCGTCCGAGCTGGCGCTGCTCTCCGACTGGGCTGCGACCTACAAGCGGCTGCGCCCCCTCCTGCACACCGGCCGCGTCGTCCGCGCCGACACCGACGACGCCCACGTCCTGCACGGCGTGGCCGGCCCCGGGCACGCCGTGTTCGCCTACGTCGCGCTGCAGACGATGACCGCGGACATCCCGCCGCGCCTGCGGCTGCCCGGCCTCGACCCGGCGGTGACCTACCGGGTGACGCCGATCGCCGGGCTGAGCAGCGAGTTGCCGCGGTGGGCCCGGCCGGCGGCCTGGCTGGAGTCCGGCGCGGTGGAGCTCCCCGGCCGCGTGCTCTCGACGGTCGGCCTGCAGGCGCCGCCGCTGAACCCGGGCCAGGTGCTCACGCTGGAGCTCACCGCGGTCTGA